A stretch of Myxocyprinus asiaticus isolate MX2 ecotype Aquarium Trade chromosome 42, UBuf_Myxa_2, whole genome shotgun sequence DNA encodes these proteins:
- the LOC127432559 gene encoding protein strawberry notch homolog 1-like isoform X2: MDPGQDLLLAALSESGICPNDLFDVDPQEIIPAPASHQSVSINALDIGLSNEASGIVRIEPSVPPTPTVTIREKPQPSTTTFVLNQLNQLPSLGTIVVTKPSAGATSRQTITVTKVVHTSSAAQRTSSFSPTVCTVVPRSSEQIRLKDLLRTSSLKTSSLGELMKLKPPPDIAQPVATATATGTMELNNGLKKEVSSKDVARIWVNDDMKMRSFSPVNKLPGIKDEEEPEEEEEEELGHAETYAEYMPLKLRIGLRHPDPVVETSSLSSVKPPNVWYRLSIPEETIDRGWLSALQLEAITYAAQQHETFLPNGDRAAYLIGDGAGVGKGRTIAGIIYENYLLGRKRSLWFSVSNDLKYDAERDLRDIGAKNIQVHSLNKFKYGKISSKHNGSVKKGVIFATYSSLIGESQSGGKYKTRFKQLLHWCGDDFDGVIVFDECHKAKNVCPIGSSKPTKTGLAVLELQNKLPKARVVYASATGASEPRNMAYMNRLGIWGEGTPFKEFTNFIQAVERRGVGAMEIVAMDMKLRGMYIARQLSFTGVTFKIEEVPLTQNYIKMYNKSVRLWVSAREKFQQAANLMDAEQRMKKSMWGQFWSAHQRFFKYLCIASKVRRVVQLAREEVKNGKCVVIGLQSTGEARTLEALEEGGGELNDFVSTAKGVLQSLVEKHFPAPDRQKLFSLLGIDLSVKKTPSPSETPTEQKGKKRKGPETKKEVKKARKSGGLFGNSSDESNSDDSDKDAESDDSFKSLSSGEEDEDDFNPFKDDSSEDDEDDPWLIRKDSKKSKEKRNKKKKSIDPDSIQSALLASGLGTTRPTFTSPAIKPSSNTVTVAKCEPEESSCVTSQDAVEDAQRMKRDLLERLEQLAEDLPPNTLDELIDELGGPDNVAEMTGRKGRVVSNDDGSISYESRSELDVPVEILNLTEKQRFMDGEKNIAIISEAASSGISLQADRRVKNQRRRVHMTLELPWSADRAIQQFGRTHRSNQVTAPEYVFLISELAGEQRFASIVAKRLESLGALTHGDRRATETRDLSRFNFDNKYGRNALEIVMKSIVSLDSPLVSTPADFDGDFFKEIRNGLIGVGLINVEDRSGVLSLDKDYNNIGKFLNRILGMEVQQQNALFQYFSDTLNAVIQNAKKSGRYDMGILDLGSGDEKVKKVDVKKFLTPGYSTSGHVELYTVSVERGMSWEDATHIWADQNGPDDGFYVQVRNNKKIAILIKEVNTRQRHFMVYRPNTGKQVKLETYADIKKRCKKVLSDDAKVHWIEQYNSSANICSHAYWRGNCKKASLGLQCDIGLRCRTYYVLCGSVLSVWTKVEGVLAPVSGSNVKMQIVRLRTEDGQRIVGLIIPANCVSPLVNILSSSDQSQQLAVQQQQMWQQLHPQSISHTVNT, translated from the exons ATGGATCCTGGACAGGATTTGCTTCTTGCTGCACTAAGTGAAAGTGGAATCTGCCCTAATGATCTTTTCGATGTTGATCCTCAGGAGATCATTCCAGCCCCTGCTTCACATCAG TCAGTTTCAATAAATGCACTTGACATTGGTCTCAGTAATGAAGCTTCTGGAATTGTCAGAATTGAACCTTCAGTTCCACCTACTCCGACAGTCACAATCAGG GAGAAGCCTCAGCCCTCAACTACCACCTTTGTCTTAAATCAGCTGAATCAGTTGCCATCACTGGGAACCATTGTAGTCACAAAACCTTCAGCTGGGGCCACCTCTAGGCAAACCATCACAGTAACCAAGGTGGTACACACAAGCTCGGCAGCCCAGCGGACCTCGTCTTTCTCCCCTACTGTTTGCACTGTGGTCCCACGGAGCAGCGAGCAGATCAGGTTGAAGGACCTCCTCAGAACCAGCAGCCTGAAGACAAGCAGCCTTGGAGAGCTTATGAAGTTGAAGCCCCCACCTGACATAGCTCAGCCCGTTGCTACGGCAACAGCCACAGGGACAA TGGAATTAAACAATGGTTTGAAAAAAGAAGTGTCCAGCAAAGATGTAGCAAGAATCTGGGTCAACGATGACATGAAAATGCGGAGCTTCTCGCCTGTTAAC AAATTACCAGGAATAAAGGACGAAGAGGAaccagaggaagaggaagaagaggagctgGGTCATGCAGAGACATATGCTGAATACATGCCATTGAAAC TGAGGATTGGACTGCGGCACCCTGATCCTGTGGTGGAGACCAGCTCTCTCTCCAGTGTCAAACCACCAAATGTGTGGTACAGACTTTCCATTCCAGAGGAGACTATTGACAGAGGCTGGTTATCTGCTCTTCAGCTTGAGGCCATCACATACGCTGCCCAG caACATGAGACATTCCTACCAAACGGAGACAGAGCGGCCTACTTGATTGGAGATGGAGCCGGTGTTGGAAAGGGAAGAACCATTGCTGGCATCATATATGAAAACTATCTGCTTGGCAGAAAAAGATCACTTTG GTTTAGTGTCTCTAAtgacttgaaatatgatgcagAGAGAGACTTGAGAGACATCGGTGCAAAGAACATTCAGGTCCATTCGTTAAACAAG TTCAAATATGGAAAGATCTCATCGAAGCACAACGGAAGTGTGAAAAAAGGTGTGATCTTTGCCACATACTCGTCTCTGATTGGAGAGAGTCAGTCTGGGGGAAAGTACAAAACAAGATTCAAACAGCTACTACACTGGTGTGGAGACGACTTTGATGGTGTT ATTGTCTTTGATGAGTGTCACAAAGCCAAAAATGTTTGCCCTATCGGGTCATCTAAGCCCACAAAGACTGGGCTGGCAGTTTTAGAGCTACAGAACAAGCTGCCAAAAGCTCGGGTTGTGTACGCTAGTGCTACAG GAGCATCTGAACCCCGCAACATGGCCTACATGAATCGCCTTGGGATATGGGGGGAGGGAACTCCATTTAAGGaatttactaattttatccaagcTGTAGAGAGAAG AGGTGTTGGTGCCATGGAGATTGTTGCCATGGATATGAAGCTGAGAGGAATGTACATTGCTCGACAGCTGAGCTTCACAGGCGTGACGTTTAAAATCGAAGAAGTCCCTTTGACTCAGAACTACATCAAGATGTACAACAAATCTGTCCGCTTG TGGGTCAGTGCAAGAGAGAAGTTCCAGCAAGCCGCCAACTTGATGGATGCAGAGCAACGGATGAAAAAGTCAATGTGGGGCCAGTTCTGGTCCGCTCACCAGAGGTTCTTCAAGTACCTTTGTATTGCCTCCAAAGTTCGGAGAGTAGTGCAGCTGGCCCGAGAGGAGGTTAAAAATGGAAAG TGTGTTGTGATTGGTCTTCAATCAACTGGAGAGGCTCGAACCCTTGAGGCCTTAGAAGAGGGAGGAGGCGAGCTCAATGACTTTGTATCAACTGCAAA GGGTGTGCTGCAGTCCCTTGTGGAGAAGCATTTCCCTGCTCCAGACAGACAGAAGCTCTTCAGTTTATTGGGCATCGATCTGAGTGTGAAGAAAACGCCTTCACCTTCAGAAACCCCCACAGAGCAGAAAGGCAAAAAACGGAAAG GGCCAGAAACAAAGAAGGAAGTGAAGAAAGCCAGAAAATCCGGAGGTCTATTTGGTAACAGCTCTGATGAGAGTAACTCGGATGATTCAGACAAAGATGCTGAGAGTGATGACAGCTTCAAATCTTTAAGCTCAGGGGAGGAGGATGAAGATGACTTCAACCCCTTTAAGGATGATTCCAGTGAGGATGATGAAGATG ATCCGTGGCTCATCAGAAAAGACTCCAAGAAGAGCAAAGAGAAGAGAAACAAGAAGAAAAAGAGTATCGATCCAGACTCGATTCAGAGTGCCTTGTTAGCCTCTGGGCTTGGAACAACCAGGCCCACTTTTACAAGCCCCGCCATCAAACCTTCAAGCAACACAGTTACTGTTG CCAAATGTGAGCCAGAGGAGAGCAGCTGTGTGACCAGTCAGGATGCTGTGGAGGACGCCCAGAGGATGAAGAGAGATCTGCTGGAACGACTGGAGCAGCTGGCAGAAGATCTGCCGCCCAACACGCTCGACGAACTCATTGATGAACTTGGAGGACCTGATAATGTGGCTGAG ATGACTGGCCGCAAAGGCAGGGTAGTCAGCAACGACGATGGCAGCATTTCCTATGAATCTCGATCAGAGCTTGATGTTCCTGTTGAAATTCTGAATCTTACGGAGAAGCAGAGGTTCATGGATGGAGAAAAG AACATTGCAATAATCTCAGAGGCTGCCAGCTCTGGTATTTCCCTCCAAGCCGACCGCAGAGTGAAGAACCAGAGGAGGAGGGTGCACATGACATTAGAGCTGCCGTGGAGTGCCGACAGAGCTATTCAGCAGTTTG GTAGAACACACAGATCGAACCAGGTGACTGCACCTGAATATGTGTTTCTCATCTCTGAACTGGCTGGAGAACAAAGATTCGCCTCTATCGTTGCCAAACGACTGGAAAGCCTG GGTGCTCTTACTCACGGAGACAGAAGAGCCACAGAAACAAGAGACCTCAGCCGATTTAACTTTGATAACAAA TATGGTAGAAATGCTCTGGAAATAGTCATGAAGTCTATCGTTAGTTTGGACTCTCCTCTAGTGTCTACACCTGCTGACTTTGACGGGGATTTCTTTAAAG AAATCCGTAATGGTTTAATCGGTGTAGGTCTGATAAACGTGGAAGACAGATCAGGAGTTCTTTCACTAGACAAAG ATTACAACAACATTGGAAAGTTCTTGAACCGGATTCTTGGTATGGAGGTCCAGCAGCAGAATGCTCTCTTTCAGTATTTCTCTGACACATTGAATGCTGTCATTCAAAATGCCAAAAAGAGTGGACGATATGACATGGGAATCTTGG ATTTGGGTTCTGGAGATGAAAAAGTGAAGAAAGTTGATGTCAAAAAATTTTTGACACCGGGATATTCCACTTCTGGACATGTAGAGCTCTATACA GTGAGTGTGGAGCGGGGAATGTCATGGGAGGATGCCACCCATATTTGGGCCGACCAGAACGGACCAGATGATGGCTTTTACGttcag GTGCGGAATAACAAGAAAATTGCCATCCTGATAAAGGAAGTTAACACCAGACAGAGACACTTCATGGTGTACAGACCAAATACAGGAAAACAAGTGAAGCTGGAGACTTACGCAGACATCAAGAAGAGGTGTAAAAAG GTCCTCTCTGATGATGCTAAGGTACACTGGATTGAGCAGTACAACTCTTCGGCTAATATCTGCTCTCATGCATATTG GCGAGGGAACTGTAAGAAGGCCTCACTAGGGCTACAGTGTGATATTGGGCTGCGCTGCAGGACGTACTATGTCCTCTGTGGCTCTGTCCTCAGTGTGTGGACCAAAGTGGAGGGTGTCCTGGCCCCAGTCAGTGGATCCAATGTGAAGATGCAGATTGTACGTTTAAGAACAGAGGATGGGCAGAGGATAGTGG GTCTGATCATTCCAGCCAATTGCGTGTCTCCCCTGGTCAATATCCTGTCATCATCAGATCAGTCTCAGCAGCTGGCtgtgcagcagcagcaaatgTGGCAACAACTCCATCCGCAGAGCATCAGCCATACTGTCAACACATAG
- the LOC127432559 gene encoding protein strawberry notch homolog 1-like isoform X1, with product MDPGQDLLLAALSESGICPNDLFDVDPQEIIPAPASHQSVSINALDIGLSNEASGIVRIEPSVPPTPTVTIREKPQPSTTTFVLNQLNQLPSLGTIVVTKPSAGATSRQTITVTKVVHTSSAAQRTSSFSPTVCTVVPRSSEQIRLKDLLRTSSLKTSSLGELMKLKPPPDIAQPVATATATGTKIILVSTKMMNRSVELNNGLKKEVSSKDVARIWVNDDMKMRSFSPVNKLPGIKDEEEPEEEEEEELGHAETYAEYMPLKLRIGLRHPDPVVETSSLSSVKPPNVWYRLSIPEETIDRGWLSALQLEAITYAAQQHETFLPNGDRAAYLIGDGAGVGKGRTIAGIIYENYLLGRKRSLWFSVSNDLKYDAERDLRDIGAKNIQVHSLNKFKYGKISSKHNGSVKKGVIFATYSSLIGESQSGGKYKTRFKQLLHWCGDDFDGVIVFDECHKAKNVCPIGSSKPTKTGLAVLELQNKLPKARVVYASATGASEPRNMAYMNRLGIWGEGTPFKEFTNFIQAVERRGVGAMEIVAMDMKLRGMYIARQLSFTGVTFKIEEVPLTQNYIKMYNKSVRLWVSAREKFQQAANLMDAEQRMKKSMWGQFWSAHQRFFKYLCIASKVRRVVQLAREEVKNGKCVVIGLQSTGEARTLEALEEGGGELNDFVSTAKGVLQSLVEKHFPAPDRQKLFSLLGIDLSVKKTPSPSETPTEQKGKKRKGPETKKEVKKARKSGGLFGNSSDESNSDDSDKDAESDDSFKSLSSGEEDEDDFNPFKDDSSEDDEDDPWLIRKDSKKSKEKRNKKKKSIDPDSIQSALLASGLGTTRPTFTSPAIKPSSNTVTVAKCEPEESSCVTSQDAVEDAQRMKRDLLERLEQLAEDLPPNTLDELIDELGGPDNVAEMTGRKGRVVSNDDGSISYESRSELDVPVEILNLTEKQRFMDGEKNIAIISEAASSGISLQADRRVKNQRRRVHMTLELPWSADRAIQQFGRTHRSNQVTAPEYVFLISELAGEQRFASIVAKRLESLGALTHGDRRATETRDLSRFNFDNKYGRNALEIVMKSIVSLDSPLVSTPADFDGDFFKEIRNGLIGVGLINVEDRSGVLSLDKDYNNIGKFLNRILGMEVQQQNALFQYFSDTLNAVIQNAKKSGRYDMGILDLGSGDEKVKKVDVKKFLTPGYSTSGHVELYTVSVERGMSWEDATHIWADQNGPDDGFYVQVRNNKKIAILIKEVNTRQRHFMVYRPNTGKQVKLETYADIKKRCKKVLSDDAKVHWIEQYNSSANICSHAYWRGNCKKASLGLQCDIGLRCRTYYVLCGSVLSVWTKVEGVLAPVSGSNVKMQIVRLRTEDGQRIVGLIIPANCVSPLVNILSSSDQSQQLAVQQQQMWQQLHPQSISHTVNT from the exons ATGGATCCTGGACAGGATTTGCTTCTTGCTGCACTAAGTGAAAGTGGAATCTGCCCTAATGATCTTTTCGATGTTGATCCTCAGGAGATCATTCCAGCCCCTGCTTCACATCAG TCAGTTTCAATAAATGCACTTGACATTGGTCTCAGTAATGAAGCTTCTGGAATTGTCAGAATTGAACCTTCAGTTCCACCTACTCCGACAGTCACAATCAGG GAGAAGCCTCAGCCCTCAACTACCACCTTTGTCTTAAATCAGCTGAATCAGTTGCCATCACTGGGAACCATTGTAGTCACAAAACCTTCAGCTGGGGCCACCTCTAGGCAAACCATCACAGTAACCAAGGTGGTACACACAAGCTCGGCAGCCCAGCGGACCTCGTCTTTCTCCCCTACTGTTTGCACTGTGGTCCCACGGAGCAGCGAGCAGATCAGGTTGAAGGACCTCCTCAGAACCAGCAGCCTGAAGACAAGCAGCCTTGGAGAGCTTATGAAGTTGAAGCCCCCACCTGACATAGCTCAGCCCGTTGCTACGGCAACAGCCACAGGGACAA AAATTATTCTGGTCTCTACAAAGATGATGAACAGATCAG TGGAATTAAACAATGGTTTGAAAAAAGAAGTGTCCAGCAAAGATGTAGCAAGAATCTGGGTCAACGATGACATGAAAATGCGGAGCTTCTCGCCTGTTAAC AAATTACCAGGAATAAAGGACGAAGAGGAaccagaggaagaggaagaagaggagctgGGTCATGCAGAGACATATGCTGAATACATGCCATTGAAAC TGAGGATTGGACTGCGGCACCCTGATCCTGTGGTGGAGACCAGCTCTCTCTCCAGTGTCAAACCACCAAATGTGTGGTACAGACTTTCCATTCCAGAGGAGACTATTGACAGAGGCTGGTTATCTGCTCTTCAGCTTGAGGCCATCACATACGCTGCCCAG caACATGAGACATTCCTACCAAACGGAGACAGAGCGGCCTACTTGATTGGAGATGGAGCCGGTGTTGGAAAGGGAAGAACCATTGCTGGCATCATATATGAAAACTATCTGCTTGGCAGAAAAAGATCACTTTG GTTTAGTGTCTCTAAtgacttgaaatatgatgcagAGAGAGACTTGAGAGACATCGGTGCAAAGAACATTCAGGTCCATTCGTTAAACAAG TTCAAATATGGAAAGATCTCATCGAAGCACAACGGAAGTGTGAAAAAAGGTGTGATCTTTGCCACATACTCGTCTCTGATTGGAGAGAGTCAGTCTGGGGGAAAGTACAAAACAAGATTCAAACAGCTACTACACTGGTGTGGAGACGACTTTGATGGTGTT ATTGTCTTTGATGAGTGTCACAAAGCCAAAAATGTTTGCCCTATCGGGTCATCTAAGCCCACAAAGACTGGGCTGGCAGTTTTAGAGCTACAGAACAAGCTGCCAAAAGCTCGGGTTGTGTACGCTAGTGCTACAG GAGCATCTGAACCCCGCAACATGGCCTACATGAATCGCCTTGGGATATGGGGGGAGGGAACTCCATTTAAGGaatttactaattttatccaagcTGTAGAGAGAAG AGGTGTTGGTGCCATGGAGATTGTTGCCATGGATATGAAGCTGAGAGGAATGTACATTGCTCGACAGCTGAGCTTCACAGGCGTGACGTTTAAAATCGAAGAAGTCCCTTTGACTCAGAACTACATCAAGATGTACAACAAATCTGTCCGCTTG TGGGTCAGTGCAAGAGAGAAGTTCCAGCAAGCCGCCAACTTGATGGATGCAGAGCAACGGATGAAAAAGTCAATGTGGGGCCAGTTCTGGTCCGCTCACCAGAGGTTCTTCAAGTACCTTTGTATTGCCTCCAAAGTTCGGAGAGTAGTGCAGCTGGCCCGAGAGGAGGTTAAAAATGGAAAG TGTGTTGTGATTGGTCTTCAATCAACTGGAGAGGCTCGAACCCTTGAGGCCTTAGAAGAGGGAGGAGGCGAGCTCAATGACTTTGTATCAACTGCAAA GGGTGTGCTGCAGTCCCTTGTGGAGAAGCATTTCCCTGCTCCAGACAGACAGAAGCTCTTCAGTTTATTGGGCATCGATCTGAGTGTGAAGAAAACGCCTTCACCTTCAGAAACCCCCACAGAGCAGAAAGGCAAAAAACGGAAAG GGCCAGAAACAAAGAAGGAAGTGAAGAAAGCCAGAAAATCCGGAGGTCTATTTGGTAACAGCTCTGATGAGAGTAACTCGGATGATTCAGACAAAGATGCTGAGAGTGATGACAGCTTCAAATCTTTAAGCTCAGGGGAGGAGGATGAAGATGACTTCAACCCCTTTAAGGATGATTCCAGTGAGGATGATGAAGATG ATCCGTGGCTCATCAGAAAAGACTCCAAGAAGAGCAAAGAGAAGAGAAACAAGAAGAAAAAGAGTATCGATCCAGACTCGATTCAGAGTGCCTTGTTAGCCTCTGGGCTTGGAACAACCAGGCCCACTTTTACAAGCCCCGCCATCAAACCTTCAAGCAACACAGTTACTGTTG CCAAATGTGAGCCAGAGGAGAGCAGCTGTGTGACCAGTCAGGATGCTGTGGAGGACGCCCAGAGGATGAAGAGAGATCTGCTGGAACGACTGGAGCAGCTGGCAGAAGATCTGCCGCCCAACACGCTCGACGAACTCATTGATGAACTTGGAGGACCTGATAATGTGGCTGAG ATGACTGGCCGCAAAGGCAGGGTAGTCAGCAACGACGATGGCAGCATTTCCTATGAATCTCGATCAGAGCTTGATGTTCCTGTTGAAATTCTGAATCTTACGGAGAAGCAGAGGTTCATGGATGGAGAAAAG AACATTGCAATAATCTCAGAGGCTGCCAGCTCTGGTATTTCCCTCCAAGCCGACCGCAGAGTGAAGAACCAGAGGAGGAGGGTGCACATGACATTAGAGCTGCCGTGGAGTGCCGACAGAGCTATTCAGCAGTTTG GTAGAACACACAGATCGAACCAGGTGACTGCACCTGAATATGTGTTTCTCATCTCTGAACTGGCTGGAGAACAAAGATTCGCCTCTATCGTTGCCAAACGACTGGAAAGCCTG GGTGCTCTTACTCACGGAGACAGAAGAGCCACAGAAACAAGAGACCTCAGCCGATTTAACTTTGATAACAAA TATGGTAGAAATGCTCTGGAAATAGTCATGAAGTCTATCGTTAGTTTGGACTCTCCTCTAGTGTCTACACCTGCTGACTTTGACGGGGATTTCTTTAAAG AAATCCGTAATGGTTTAATCGGTGTAGGTCTGATAAACGTGGAAGACAGATCAGGAGTTCTTTCACTAGACAAAG ATTACAACAACATTGGAAAGTTCTTGAACCGGATTCTTGGTATGGAGGTCCAGCAGCAGAATGCTCTCTTTCAGTATTTCTCTGACACATTGAATGCTGTCATTCAAAATGCCAAAAAGAGTGGACGATATGACATGGGAATCTTGG ATTTGGGTTCTGGAGATGAAAAAGTGAAGAAAGTTGATGTCAAAAAATTTTTGACACCGGGATATTCCACTTCTGGACATGTAGAGCTCTATACA GTGAGTGTGGAGCGGGGAATGTCATGGGAGGATGCCACCCATATTTGGGCCGACCAGAACGGACCAGATGATGGCTTTTACGttcag GTGCGGAATAACAAGAAAATTGCCATCCTGATAAAGGAAGTTAACACCAGACAGAGACACTTCATGGTGTACAGACCAAATACAGGAAAACAAGTGAAGCTGGAGACTTACGCAGACATCAAGAAGAGGTGTAAAAAG GTCCTCTCTGATGATGCTAAGGTACACTGGATTGAGCAGTACAACTCTTCGGCTAATATCTGCTCTCATGCATATTG GCGAGGGAACTGTAAGAAGGCCTCACTAGGGCTACAGTGTGATATTGGGCTGCGCTGCAGGACGTACTATGTCCTCTGTGGCTCTGTCCTCAGTGTGTGGACCAAAGTGGAGGGTGTCCTGGCCCCAGTCAGTGGATCCAATGTGAAGATGCAGATTGTACGTTTAAGAACAGAGGATGGGCAGAGGATAGTGG GTCTGATCATTCCAGCCAATTGCGTGTCTCCCCTGGTCAATATCCTGTCATCATCAGATCAGTCTCAGCAGCTGGCtgtgcagcagcagcaaatgTGGCAACAACTCCATCCGCAGAGCATCAGCCATACTGTCAACACATAG